The genomic segment CGTTGAGTGGGCCATTTTCTATTCATAGAAAATGGCCCACTCaacaaaaaagttgtaaaaagatgaaaaatctCACTTCCTTGAATCCTCTTCAAGAATCTGAATGCCTTCTGAGCGTAAAGTCCTTGTCACACAAATGGGCTGTCAGATCGGAATATGTCCGAATAGGTTTTTCCGTTAGTCTGCTCGGTGTGACTTTCGATGCTGTAGCAACGGTGGACCTCGGTGAGCGATGACGCCACGTAGGAGGCCGAGCGGAAGAGGTCGGCGTTGACAAATGTGCCGGCAAACTGCATCTGCTGCTGATTCCAGTGTCTCCGCAGAACGCTCTGAACCTTACAGGAAGGTAGGGTAGcggttaaaacatttttttaaaaatgactttagtCCTATTTGGGGTTGCAAAATGCTGGGAGTTGTCAATGATCATGTAAACTATGACTGAATTTCCACTGCATCTGTTTTTGAATCAACTTACCATTTGAAATATAAATTTTCGTTCCGTCATCCTTGCAAGCAATTTATCTCACGTCACATCTTCTTTTCGACTGACAATTCACACTAAATTTTCATATATTTCCCCTGTTTTCTCAGTGTCTCTGCCTTAGTCAAATCCCATGTAAGACTTTGTTTTCTAGTGGTGCCATTAGAGAAAGCTACATTTTTTGCCACCcagaagtactgtatgtgtgacgtcatggtgaaaTGTCCTGCTGCTGTAGCTAACATCAGGGGCAAATCATTCGCCTCCAATTCACGTGTGCATGGCTTACCTCCCCATTAAAGAAGCAGAATATGGTGGACACAAGGAGACCCTGAAAGTGGAAGAGAGTTTCTTCAGTAAGTCATGAAATTGCACAAATCCTTTAACACCTGGAAACCTGTTGCTGCTTGTGGATGAACAGATGCAGACCGCTCCTAGATACTGTATGGAGGGTCTGAATCAGCACTCACCTGATAGTGCATGAGGATCTCCATGACGTAGAGATATATCTCAGAGACCCAGTGCTCCTGAGGCTTGTAAGGCAGCAGCACAAACTGAATGCCGAGCAGCGGAATGAGGATGAGTGTGGCCCTCACCGCCCGCATGTACAGGCTGGACTCAGCCTGGTGTGTAACTCTCAGTTTAGTGATGAGAACCCGCACAATGTTCAAAAGGAAAAAGAGGTTCACCTAAAAGCAGAAAGGCatcagatagatagatagatagatagatagatagatagatagatagatagatagatagatagatagatagatagatagatagatagatagatagatagatagatagatagatagatagatagatagatagatagatagatagatagatagatagatagatagatagatagatagatagatagatagatagatatcagTGTTTGACACTTACCACCAATGCAGCGCAGATCGGCCCATGGATGATGTACAGTAGGGATGTATCCGAGCTAACCCAGCACctgacaaaagaaaacatcatTAAAATATGGGATGAAAGAAACACATTAATATTTTAGATTATAAAAACACACTTGTCATTATAGTAGCAGTGGCGTGCTATGGAATGCAACAGTGCTGGCACCAGGGGGAAACCTGTAGTAAAGAGCACATACGTTACTTGTCCACAGAAAGGTTGCATAAGATTTTTCCATTCCATGCTCACCCCAGCCAAGCAGATAATACCACATGAGATGCTGTTTCTCTGCAAACACGGCCACCACAATCAGAGTGTGCAGGTAGATGCCCTCACACAGCATCCAGAAGTAGTTGCAGCTCAACAGGTAGAGGTGGATGAACATGAGCAGCTTGCAGCTCGCCTATAAACAGGAGAACAACGACATGACGACAACTCCACGTCCTGCTTCTGGAAAGAGAGCAACTCACTCACTGAGTCGTTGTACGTATACCCTTGTTTCTTGGCCACCTTTGTCAGCCACACAACAGTGATGACAGAGTTCAGAACGAATGACACAAAGAGGTTCTTGTGTAGTGTGATCCTCTGGCAGCTCAGACTCCTGCAGGGGAAAGTTCAAGGAGAGATTCTGCTTGATGTTCACACAATATCACAGATCCGTTTGAAGAGTTGAAACACAAAATCAGACATCTCAATTtttatgaattgaattgaagatGATTGAATGATGAAATATACAGTCACATGCTGCTGTTATGTTGTACTTTTTAGCGTCCGCTTACTTAAAATGGAAGAATATTCCCAGTGATATGATCAATGAGACCATTGACAGCCCGTGACCAATCATGACCAGATAGAAATGAGTCATTGCCACCTGGAAGGACAACATTTCACAACAGAACATTCCGGAGAATCCACGTATATTTAATGAGATTTGATTTGTTCTCACCGTGCCATGATGTGTTGTATTGGCTTGGCAGTTGGTAAAGTTTGTCCATGTCCGGTTGCTCTCTGGGTGACGCCACCAATTGCCTGTTTCCGTACAGACTTTGGATGCTAGCGCTGATGACAAAATGCAGACTTAAAGTGAAATATAAACATGCACCTAAAGCATATCTTACCATTGAACCTTTTACACAAAACGcttaacattacaaaaatatttaaaattacaaGGTGTCAAAATGAGTTTATTCAACTCTCAGATACGGAACCATATAAGGTAACATAAAGGGGACATATAATTCAGAATAGAATTTTAATTGCTAacatttattcaattattttatgaaaCCTTTTTAACTGTATGGGTCACTGgtgttttttgtgttattttcaaTCACGGGTACACTTCATCACCACGCTGCTGAATTATGTTTTAGTGTGCGGATCAGTGTATGTTGTGCACGCAGCAGACCCTTTAGCCCTATAAAGGGATATACCTCAATGCATTTATTCTGTTCCTTTATTTATGACGATGGTATCAaagtcggcggcacggtgaccgactggttagagtgtctgcttcacagttctgaggaccggggttcaatccccggccccgcctgtttggagtttgcatgttctccccgtgcctgcgtgggttttctccgggcactccggtttcctcccacatccctaaaacatgcatggtaggttgattgaagacttttaattgcccataggtgtgaatgcttgtttgtttatatgtgccctgcgattggctggcaaccagttcagggtgtactacgcctcctgcccgatgatagctagggataggctccagcactccggcaacctttgtgaggataagcggctcagaaaacggatggatggatggatggtatcaaAGGTAATTGTATAGAAGCAAAGAATAGTACCATGAGGGTCAAAGTCTTTATAATAGTCTGGGCAGCTCTGCTCTGTTAAGAGTCCTGCTTCGGTTTCATCCCAGCACAACCAACCATCCCATGTCATGTTGCACATTGGTCCTGcagacaaaacatgaaataaccAAACAAAGCCACTTTTGCCTCTTTGGCCATGCTGTAGATTTTCTGCAACATCATCATCTTCCTCACCCATTGTTTGGGATTTGCGGTGATTGTCTCCTCTCACCATCCGCTGGAAGCACTTGTACTGGGCCATGGCGATTGTTGCAGGATGTTCCCCATAATGGTTCAGATGTTCCTGATAGTCATCTTCAGAACTTTCAGTTGCAAGCAGCTGACCCGACTGAAACACAACCTTCCTGATTACGACTGTCGTTATAGCATGGAAACAAATTTCTACAGTATGTGGATCTTTACTACCTTGCACAGGGAGCACATCACCAGGAGAAACATGAAGCAGTCCATTTGTACTCTCAGATGCGTTTTCTGGGGAAGATGGACAATGATGTTAAGTAAAGAATTCCTCGATGTGAAAGCAAGTTTGAAATTCAATTAGTTAAATCAAGTGCAACCCATTCTGGAAGATTTGGGGGTGAtattgttgttgggtttttttcttcttttacaaTGTTTCCTGTATATTAGGTTGGATTTAaacaaagccattttttttgctctcaagtcatggcagcaagaaaataaaaaaatgtgtggaatCGGATATGTTCAGATTCGAATCAATGTGCCAGtaatccgagcaacagaaaagtcgATGACTTAGCCGTTCTTTCAACCATTATGTCTATGTCTGTATTTCCACCGcatctatttttgaatcaactcacctgttcaaatgtaaataacCGCCAGAGTTCCATTATCCTCCCAAGCAGCTTACCTCACGTATTGACTGACACATCACACATTTAAACTACCACAGGAAAGAAGGTTTAAATCATCATGCAAGCCATTAACCCTGTTTTCTCAATCACTCTGCCTCAGTCAAATGCCATATTAGAATTTGTTTACTCGCGCCATTGAAGCTATTGCCATCCAGAAGTACATGGGATGCCATATTGAAAAGGTCGATATAAACATGCATCTGCTCAAACTACACAAATAaacaagctaaaaaaaacacctggttGAAATCTAAATTACAGCAAAAGCATACACAATTAAATATGCCGTTAATATGGTACATTTCAGACGTGCCAAGGAAATAAATGTAGCCAGTGGGTTACCCTCATTTTAATCAATGGGGTGGGAATAAGCACAGGCAAACTAACTAGtattaaatgtttgtattattttacattattgttTACTTCTGTATTGTTACTGCTCACGTTTGAGGCTTTTGAAGTTACTTTCGTGCAATTTGGGTGTCTGCGGGTCATTTTCTGTATGAGGTGGATGTAAATACGGCAAAATCCGATTTGTGTCAGTTGAAATGTTCATGGAAATGGACAaccttggacctgcagtgtaaatccagtctTAATTTGTTGTATAACAGCAAGACTATTAAAGACTGTTTTAAACTGCTTTTGTGTTATAGTTTACTTTTGGTGCATCTGTAACATTTTGCACTAAACCACCtctttttttggaaaggatGTTTCTTTTACTTCCTGATCTGAGAGATAGCCCTGAATCCGATTGATGAGCGACATACATGTGTTTTGACCTATGATTGTAGATTGTTGACATGCTGCTGTTCTGCCATTagattggaaacaaaacaaaacaaatggaggTACCCGTTTCACCAATATATTCTTTCCAGACTATTCCTATGTGAAAGCGAGTTCTTAAACTTCACATTTTCTGACTACTAGTtacatgtttgttgttttattcaGAAAAGTGAGTCATTTTTGTAGCCTTTAGCAAGACACTCAAACCCCTTTCTGACACTTGAACCCCTTCTGAATTTCTTTGCACacctctcactctctctcattCTCTGTTTTATGTGCAACAAAAAGTTGACAACAGAGTGTTCCTTGAATTCCCCTCAGGGATCATAAttagtataataataaaaatgatcaGTTGTAGAATCAAGGCACaggaaaaatgcaaatgtttttttcatatttgtaatGGGTGGATTTCTTGTTTAATACTAGATTTAGCCTCTCTTCCCTTGGCCTCTAGTTTCCTTCCTGCTTGCGTTTATAGGCCAACATATTGAGCAAGTTTAGCCAAATGAATGTCAAAGCAGCTCAATCTTTGAATTTACTTCCTGGAGATACTGCCTTACGTTGACCAAActtcttttttaactttttgctTTCACCTGAAGTGTGGCTCctcaaaatatgaattattgctCAAACTATCCCAATACAAAGCAAAGCTGTATCAATTGTTTTcatctacagtatttgtaatCTATGTCCTGTTGATCTTTCCTTGTCCCTGATTATGGTCCCTGTAAATCCATTCAGCCTAATTCAAATGAATAAGCATGCCATGTTTCAAGCACCATGTGTACGCAATGTATAATCATGTCAATGTGGAATGGAAGCATAAACAAGAGCTTACCTTAGCAGGTGACTGGGGTATTTTGAATACTAATCCTTCGACTTGCCACCTCTCGTCATTTAATTAATAAAGAGTTAAGAGCTGTTCTTGACGAGTCAGTGTGTCTGCAGTGTTACCTTCCACAGTCTGAGGCAACACTGAGCTGTCCTGATAAGGACACTTTGGGGATGACATCATGAGTTTGCCGTCAATGGAGGCGTAAAGGGACATCCCTGCAGAGGAGATGACAATAGTATACATGCACATACTATGTACAGTGTACACAGTTTATACAAGATATGTAcacatataatatttatatttatctaaatgtgtatgtatgcaAAGTATTTAAAGGGAGTATTACAACATGTTAACTTTTCCAGATGTTTACATCTGGACCAGATACACAGTTCAGAAGAGTATTCCTAACATGGCACCAAATCTTTACTttagcaaaagtattggaatcgATAGACCTAAAGTACAGTAGATTAAAGTGAATAAGACGTTATATTTAGTTGCAAAGTGTTTGCTTGCAATAACTGAATTAAGCTTGAGACCCATTGACATCCCAAACTTTTGCATTCTTCTATGGTGATGCAACCtcttatttggggggggggggtactcgTTCCAGTCTCGTCTTTAGAAGGTAAAATAGATGCTCTATAAGGTTTACGTCTTGAGTTTGACTTTTTCAGTCTCTGGACAGGCTTACACTTTTTGCCCCTGCTGAAcgcctttgttgttttggcagtgtgttttgggtcaataTCTTGCTGCATGATGAAGGCTCTCCCATTCAGTTTGGTCGTGTCTTTCTTTAAAAAGGGACATACTATAGAAAatgtagttttctttttctatacCCATACTGTGCTATTTCTTGTATGGAAAACAATGTCATAGGACACTCCTTGGCAAGGTGCTATCTTTTAAAGTGTGTTTCAGATCTGGGTTAGGGTCACCCTTTGATGTCAAAGTTAAATGTTTTCAgtttacagcaaaaataaaggaattggcttcgctccacacaaacacacgcacacgcgcgcgtgcACGCAATAGTACAATAGTACACGCACGTGTTATTTAGTGCCAAGCAGTGCCCTCTTGTGtccaaatacattattttgttcccaatgtttattttataataCTAAAATATGCTGTTTCTTCCGGTTCCGCTTCTGCTACCAGCGATTGCATCTTACTTATTTTTGCACAGACAACAATAAGGTTTTAAGGCTGCAACAGCATAATTACTTAAGTTATCTTCGAATTCATTTTTTGAAAGgtggaattgaattgaaaagtttcttctttttacactttccTTTACACTTTTACTTAatggcacatataaaaacaTGTTCACATCTACAGGAACCAATGAAGTGCCTCCTTTACTTTAATATAATGGCCATCCGAAAAGACCTTGTAGATGCAGAGAAAAACTTTTACTCTATgtcatatttattcatttattttgctaTGTCATTTCTGATTAAAATGGCCCTTGGTTTAAGACATTAATGCTATGACATTGACAAAGGATACCTCCTACCTGTACACACACCTGTTGACATCTAAAATTATTTTACGATGGCAGATCGTGAATGTTCCTCATTTCTCgttcaacacaaagcaaaacccGAACAGATAAGGCCCATAGGATGAGAAATGAAGACAGGCCCAGGTCCAGGATGTGTGCCCTATCAATCAAGAGCAGTTTGCACTGACTGCTGTAGTCGGGTTCTGGTTACTGATATTCTTTGGGGATAAATGTAATGTGCTCAACTGTGGCCAGAATATGACCCAACACCGTACAACTGGCTGTTGACATAGAACAAAGATATTAATGAACAGATGTTTTCTTGTAAGGATTCGTGATAAAGCCTCAGGCAAAGAGTTTAAACAAGCGTGTTTAATAATTTAGAGCACAAAATACAGtccataatacagtacattgcaaAGAAACATGGCTTGACTGACAAAGAGAGCTAAATACATTGAGCAATTTAAATACAACTACTACATGTGAATGTTTGCTCTGTTCTTTTATAAGCCTCCAGATTCCTTAAGTGCTCATATTGTtactacatttaaaaagaacataGGTCAGTTTTCTGCTCCACTTCTTATAAACTCCGAAACAattgtcaaatgttttgtgaCAACTTTTTAAACCAATGAAGCTTCAAGTGGAGAAGTAGAACAAAACCGCACAACCAACAACATCACAGTCACATGACAGAAGCTATTTGAGGatttacacacaaatgcatgGCAATCCTGAATCCATAATGGAAGACTACATTTGGCAAAACTGCTCAGCTTTAAACATCAATTTTGCTGCAAATATTTCTAGATTCAGCATTGTGCATGAAAATGGATCCCAGGTTGGATATCATGATGGATGACGTTGCCTGCATCCTATTATTTATACAACGAATAAAGAttaaagaacattttcaaagcaaatcaaggcattaaatgtaatttaacaaGAAACATATAACTATGAAAAAGACTGCTGCTGTGATGTTAAAATTGAATGCACTGGGATGAATAATACATACACTCAGGCAACTacacaaagataagatatttgcACAATAGTGATAAGTATTTCTCCAAAAAACAAGTAAATCTATTTTTCATGCACTTAAAAAATGGCAGTTGAGTTTTACAAATTTTATTAcccgaacaaaaaaaacaaaaacactccaGTTTGATTCTTGGTATCATTCCATAAGTTtattttcgagaaaaaaaagcagtatGTCAGCACTGTGTGGCGGGTGTTGATGGTGAGGATAAGTgcactacatactgtatgttgttctGTGTTGTGTCCGTCCCACAGACTCACCAGAATTAACTCCATTTTACGGCAGAAAGAAGGCACCCTCAGTGCAGGGATTGTGGGACATTAAGTCCACAGGAGGAATCTCGCTGTTGATCTTAAAATTGTGTTTGCAGGTATTTGATACTTCAACAGAACATTTGTGCAATCTTTGGCAAAGTTGTACAATCATACAGTTCGACAACAACATTGCCAGGGAGAGGAAAATCAAGCTGAAGGACGGCTGCTTCGACATAACTCTTCATCTATCGTCGCTTTGTCAGAGGTCGCCCCTCTCGAACGTGCTTGGTACTTCTTTTCTCTGATTTCACCTTCTCCTTCCCTTTCTTGAGTCGACGTGGAGGGGGTGTCTCTCTGAACTCACTGTCTTCCTGAGTGCTGGATGTGTCCATCCCATCTTGCTCCTCGGGTATGTTGGGAATAGTCCCACTGCTTCCATCTAAAATGTTCCTGAGGTAGTGGTCCTCTGGAGTGTCAGTGGTAGTAGTGCCACTCTCGCTGCTGCTCAGATCCTGCTCTTCACCATACCTCGCGCTTCTGCTGTGGTGCTGAAGCGAAGAAGCCCTGATTGATATCCTTTCCCGCCGCACCTCACGGATATTCTGCTGAGGCTCGTTCATGTCCACCCCAGAGTCCAGGCTGGTGTCGTTGCTGCTGGGAGGGCGGTGGCGGCTCTGGAGCTCAATGATTGAGTGGCGCACCTGAGCTGCCGGTTTCCCATCCAGGGAGACGAACCAGGCCCTGGGGTGGGATGATGAAGACTTACCCCTGGTCAGCTCCAACAGAGTGCGCTCTGAGATGCCTTGCAGCTCGCTTGAAATGCCGTGAGCACCACTGAAGCCTTCCATCCCTGCTGCCTCATTGAGGGTACCTGGCACCGAAACCGAGGACTCAAGGAGGTTACTGTAGCGGCCCCATACAGCAGGAGACCCTTGGCTTGGGGGAGGAGTCTCCAGAGGCTGGGGTTCATCTTGGTGGCTTTGCTGCTGGCTGATTTGCACTTTGCCAAGTGTCTGGGCGTAGCTGTCTTTATTTGGCGCTTCTGCATCAAAATCATTTCCATTGCGGGGGAACGTGGCAG from the Phycodurus eques isolate BA_2022a chromosome 1, UOR_Pequ_1.1, whole genome shotgun sequence genome contains:
- the LOC133403061 gene encoding calcitonin gene-related peptide type 1 receptor-like isoform X2 is translated as MDCFMFLLVMCSLCKSGQLLATESSEDDYQEHLNHYGEHPATIAMAQYKCFQRMVRGDNHRKSQTMGPMCNMTWDGWLCWDETEAGLLTEQSCPDYYKDFDPHALASKVCTETGNWWRHPESNRTWTNFTNCQANTTHHGTVAMTHFYLVMIGHGLSMVSLIISLGIFFHFKSLSCQRITLHKNLFVSFVLNSVITVVWLTKASCKLLMFIHLYLLSCNYFWMLCEGIYLHTLIVVAVFAEKQHLMWYYLLGWGFPLVPALLHSIARHCYYNDKCWVSSDTSLLYIIHGPICAALVVNLFFLLNIVRVLITKLRVTHQAESSLYMRAVRATLILIPLLGIQFVLLPYKPQEHWVSEIYLYVMEILMHYQGLLVSTIFCFFNGEVQSVLRRHWNQQQMQFAGTFVNADLFRSASYVASSLTEVHRCYSIESHTEQTNGKTYSDIFRSDSPFV
- the LOC133403061 gene encoding calcitonin gene-related peptide type 1 receptor-like isoform X1 — translated: MDCFMFLLVMCSLCKSGQLLATESSEDDYQEHLNHYGEHPATIAMAQYKCFQRMVRGDNHRKSQTMGPMCNMTWDGWLCWDETEAGLLTEQSCPDYYKDFDPHALASKVCTETGNWWRHPESNRTWTNFTNCQANTTHHGTVAMTHFYLVMIGHGLSMVSLIISLGIFFHFKSLSCQRITLHKNLFVSFVLNSVITVVWLTKVAKKQGYTYNDSASCKLLMFIHLYLLSCNYFWMLCEGIYLHTLIVVAVFAEKQHLMWYYLLGWGFPLVPALLHSIARHCYYNDKCWVSSDTSLLYIIHGPICAALVVNLFFLLNIVRVLITKLRVTHQAESSLYMRAVRATLILIPLLGIQFVLLPYKPQEHWVSEIYLYVMEILMHYQGLLVSTIFCFFNGEVQSVLRRHWNQQQMQFAGTFVNADLFRSASYVASSLTEVHRCYSIESHTEQTNGKTYSDIFRSDSPFV